The DNA region AAATAACCGACCTGATTTGTGAGGATATCCGCACGGACCCATTCCTCGGGGAACTGATAATCGTTCTCGTCACTGGTAAGGTCGATAAGCGACATATTATCAAAGGTTATCTCAGTGCCCGCAGGGAAGCACCCGCCCTGAGTGTACTGGCCGTCACCGCCCAGATGGAAAGCCCATTCAGCAACATCAAGGGACTGGCTTGCGGTAAAGGTGAGTTCCACCTTTTTGGTCTCCTTTGCGCTTACGGGTATCGGGTCCCATGTTCCGTCAAGGTCATAGCCGTTGGACATATTGTGCCACACCTCAACATCGCCGTCGAGATTGCCTATCTTGGTGTAGTATTTTCCGCTCTTTGAGGGTGTTATCTCGTAGGAGACCTTGTACTGATGTCCTGATACGATCTTCAGTCCTCTGTGGCGAAACTGGCAGTCCCATCTGTCCTCGCCGCCGTTTGAAGCACCGCCCGGATTTACAATGGTTATTTTGTATTTTCCGCCCGAGATATCGAAATCCATCTCAGCAGTCCTCGATTCGCATATATGCCACGGCAGACCAACGCCGTCATCGAAATCCGTCTGCCCGAGCTGCTGACCCGCCATTACCCCAAGGGGTGCAGCAATGTTCAATAACCAGACAACTGCTGCCGCGGCAGATGCTGTCCGCTTCACTGATCGTGTAAACATTTTAATATACCTCCATATCCTTATATCGCAGAATATCTGCGAATTCACAAAAAACATTATAACATATTATCCTCGAAAAGTAAAGTCCTGATGTGGGTGTGCGGTACCCTTAACCGATAGATCGTGATAAAGATGACGTATGCCAATTTCTATGCCTGATATATTATCTAAATAGAGATCAATATAACTTTGTGCAAATCAAACATAGACTGCTCTGCATATTTGTGAAAAATCACACCAAAAAAACTCTTCTGACGAAACGTATATATGATGTAAGCGGCAGAGAGCCGCAGAACAGATGAAAAATAATAACGGAGGGAACAACTATGAAAAAGATGGATATAAGAAAAATAACAGCAATGACAGCGGCTCTGGTGATGACCATATCAATGGCATCCTGCGGACGGACAAATACTTCGTCTACCAAAGGTGCCAAGGGCGGCAGAGCCACAGGAACATCGAAGAGTACCACAAGTGATGAGACTGCCGAGACAACGACCGCTCCTGCGGCTGCAAGAGGAGAAACATCTGACGAAGCGGTGTATGAATCCGAGATGAAAGCTGAAGCCAAAGATGCGGGAGCTGACTTTGGTTTGACCGACATGGCGACCGAAGCAGAGGGTATTGCGGACGATGTGGCTTCACCCACAGCAGACAAAGATACTGATACCGCACCCGAAGATAGAGAGCCTGTAAACAGCGGCAAAGCATTCGTGCTTACAGCAGGGGAGTGGAACGATAACAACAACTGGGGCTTCTTTACAAATCTTGTCAAGAACGAAACTATCAGCTTCCCTGTGTTCGGTTTTGATCCCACCCACAGGATAGCGGTAACAGTCACCAAGGATGGCGAGCCCGCTCGTGAACAGCCCGTTGAACTTCTCGATGCTGACGGCAATGTTATCTGGACAGCACGTACTGATAAGAACGGTATGGCTTATGTGTTCTATAAGAAGGGTATGGATCCTGCCAAGGTGAAGAGCGGCGAAGCTGAACAGGAAGTTGTCGGCGCAAGCAGTGACGGTCAGGGCAATGCAGGCACTACCGAAACTACCCTTGAAGTCAGGGACAGCAAGAAGCTTGATGATACTCAGGTAATGTTCATACTTGATACCACAGGTTCCATGGGTGATGAGATAAGCTATCTCCAGATGGATTTTGCTTCCATAGCGGAAGATGTAGATGACGGACATACTACTTTCTCGGTCAACTTCTACCGCGATGAGGGCGACACCTATGTGACCAAGTGCAATGATTTCACTAATGATATCAAGACTATCCAGTCTGACCTCAATGGCGAGAGCGCAGACGGCGGCGGAGATTTCCCCGAGGCTGTTGCAGAGATACTCGAAGAGACCATAACCAACAACGATAACTGGAGCGAGAGCGCAAACAAGATAGCTTTCCTGATATTCGATGCACCTCCCCACGATGGCAAAGAGGATAAGCTTGAAGCAGCTGTAAAGACCGCAGCCGCTAAGGGCATACACCTTGTACCCGTAGTATCTTCCGGTGCAGACCGCGATACCGAACTTTTCGGCAGAGCGATAGCCGCCGAGACAAACAGCAACTATATCTTCCTGACCGATGATTCGGGCGTGGGCGGTTCTCACCTTGAACCCATTGTAGGCGACTACGAAGTCGAACTCCTGCACGACATCATCGTAAGGAATATCACAGGTCTGAGAAACTGATAATTGTGAATAAGTTTTCTGCATAAATAGACCCCTGACCGCCGATGTGTCATTGTATACCTCGGCGGTCTATTTTTTACCTGATGATTAATTGAAAAAAGCGACAGATGAAATACATAATTAATCATATTTATATATTGGAATAGTACATTTCTTAAAGAAAACGTCTTTTTTATTTGACATTTTTTTCGCAATGATGTATAATGAATATGTCAAATATTTTGCATACGTGACATATATAATAAGAATCCATGACTGAAACGTTTTCGGTAATTATTGGATATAATTGTAAGTTTTTGTAAAGTCAAAGCCATAGTTTTTCGTTATGCCTTGTGGAATGTTGGTCAGCTGTCACGGTACAGCTTTGTTCTGAATGGGTATTATGAGATATTATGAAGGGTCCCCGAAATATATATATAAAAGTCTGTTGCTGACTGAAAATCGGGGAGCAGGTATAGAGTACAGGGGGTTAAAATGGTCAAGCGTGAGAAGAAAAGCAATAGCATACCCGATACGCTTGCACGGATAATGGGTAAAAGGACAGCATCAAAAGGTCTGTTTTTTGTATTGCTGGTAATGTATCTGGGGGCTACGGCTATAGTTGGCATTTCAGCAGGCTCGAAGAAAGTTCTCAGCATAGCGGGCAGTGAGTTGGGTGTGTACGCATTTGCAGGGGTGTTTTCAGCGATATCGAATATTGCGATTGTGTTAATGACGGTGTATTTTGGCAAAAAAGGCTTTCTTACATCGTTGTTTTTCCTGATCCTGCAGTTTCCGATGATGATAAACGGGATAATCAATCACCATAATCTGCAGAGTCTGCCGGGAGCATTTACGGATCTGCTGACGATCATTGCAGTTATTGTGATATATGTAAATAATGAAAAGATCAACAAATTCCAGCAGAATATCCGCGAACAGGCGGTGACTGATATTATGACGGGTCTGCCGAACAGGTTTGCAAGTCACGAGCTTGTTGAAACATTGCTGAATGACGGTGAGAAATTCGCTGTGGTGTCTATAGACCTTGACAACTTCAAGAGCATAAACGATACCATGGGCCGTGATGTTGGCAGCGAGCTGATAATCAGGATCGCCGAAAAATGGAAGAATTCCGCTAACAACGGTGAAACAGGAACTGTGGATTTTATCACCAGACAGTGCGGTGATGAATTTATGCTTATTATACGCGGGTATAACAATGATGAGGATATACTGGCGACAATAAAGCATTATCAGGCTCTTCTGGAAGAAAAGGTAACGATAGACGACTGTGATCTGTATGTAAGGGGAAGCTTCGGATATGCGCTTTATCCCGATGATGCAGATATCCGCGATCAACTTTTTACTTATGCTGACGCTGCTATGTATGAAGTTAAAAGAATGAGCAGCAGTGAGAAAGTAATGAGATTTTCCAAAGAGCTGATGAAGATCGAGCGCACACTGGAGATAGAGCGCAAGGTCAGAAAAGCTCTTGAAGATGATACGATATACTTTGAACTCCAGCCTCAGTTCGATATGGCACACAGGCTGCGGGGCTTTGAGAGCCTTGCTCGTATCGACGACGGCAGCGGCAATATCCTTACACCTACGGAGTTCATACCCGTAGCTGAAAAAGTCGGGCTGGTCGATAAAGTCGATCTCAAAGTGTTCAGAAGGTCTGCGGAATTTTTTGGCGAGCTTATCAGAACGACGGGGGCAAGGATAACCCTCAGCGTAAATGTATCGGTAAGGCATCTGATGAAAAATGATTTTCTTGAAGAAGTCAGATCAATATTAAGATCAAGCGGGCTTCCTCCCGAACAGCTTGAGATAGAGATAACCGAATCGGTGCTGATAGATTCTGCCGAAAAGGCACTTCAGTGCATAAACGAAATAAAGAAGATGGGCATTAAGATAGCGATAGATGATTTCGGAACAGGTTATTCTTCACTGAGTTATCTTTATAATTTCCCTGCCGATCTGCTTAAAGTTGACAAGTCTTTCATCGATAAGATGAACACAAACGAATCTTCAAAGCAGTATGTTGCCGCAATAATCTCAATAGGACACATCATGAAATTCGATGTTATATCTGAGGGCGTTGAGGACGAAGAACAGCTTGATACCCTTAGAAATATCGGGTGTGATTACATACAGGGATTCATATGGGGCAAGCCTTTATCCACGGAGGATGCTGAAAAGCTTGTTCTCAGTCATGTATATGATTGATTTGATGATACAATATTCCCCGAAGCGTTAAGATCGCGCTTCGGGGATTTTTATGTATACGGATCATATACAGCACAAATGTTCCACGTGGAACATTTGTGCTAAGCGGTTCTGTTTGCAGCTAAAAGCTGTTTCGGGAGTCCGTCTATTAGCTCGCTATATGAATGATGCAGTCAATAGCAGGAGCGAATGTTAACGGAACAATTCAGACCTCCTGAAATTCGTCGATAAAGCGCTGTGCGATATCTGCAAGTTCGCCGCTTCTTTCGGGCTGATGCGAAAGGTAAGTAACAGAAAGCTGTTTTTCGGGACTGGCTACAAAGCGCTGACCCCATTTGCCGCTGATGGCAAAGGTGGTATCCGTTGTCCAGAAGAAATAGCCGTATCCGCCTTTTTCGGTCTTTACCTGTGTACGTACTGCCTCATTCACAAGTGATGAAGGTATTATCGTACTGCCGTGCCATATACCCGACTGAACGAAAAGCTGTCCGAAATCTGCCAGCTGACTTACCGTGAGTTCCATGCCCGTTGCGCCGTAAAAATGTCCCTCGGGGGATCGCTGATATGGTATTTTGTTCCAGCCCAACGGTTCAAACAGACGGGGTGAAAGGTAGTCGATAAGTGGCATACCAACTGCATTTTCACAGGCGGCACCGACCAGATAAGCTGGGATATTTGAATAGTGAAAGCTTCTGTCAGTGTAATCAACAGGCAGGCGCAGGATATTTGAAATCCAGTCGTTTTTATCGGCTACTTCGACAAGGGATACGGCTTCCTGCGGGCGGAAAGGGTAGGGGGCGGCGGACATGGTCATAAAGTCGCGGAAAGACAGGGATTTGAAAGGCTCCGGAACGATATCTGCATATCTTTTGTCCAGATAACTGTACAGTTTATCGGTGATATACAGCTTGTCTTCGGAATGTGCTATCAGCACAGCGGCTGATGTGACTGACTTTGTGGCAGAGTAGACGGGATAGGGGATATCCGCGTCAAAACAGCGTTTGAGCACGGGTACTCCGCGGTAGGTTATCTGTGCGCCGTGAAGTTTTATCCCTGCGGCGGCGACATCTTCAAAAAATCTATCAAACATGGAAGACCTCCGTTTTTAATAACTGGAATGATTATACCGCTTTTTCTGTCGGAAGTCAAGAGCAGATATTCAACTAACATATTGTGCAAAACAGTTTTTTTAAAATAGCAGGATAGTCTATTGACTCTGCACTTTTGCGATGATATAATTATCATATCGTATTATATGGATGACAGAAACGGAGGTATTTCAATGATGATAAAAACGCCCCCTATGGGCTGGAACAGCTGGGATTGCTACGGTGCATCGGTAGATGAAGAAACAGTCCGCAGGAATGCCGAATATATGGCAAAACACCTTAAACAGTATGGCTGGGAGTACGTGGTGGTTGATATACAGTGGTATGAGCCGAAGGCTAAGAGCCACGAATACAACCATTTCACCGAGCTTTGTATGGACGAGTATTCCCGACTTATCCCCGATGAGGGAAGATTTCCGTCATCGGCGGGAGGAAATGGCTTTGCGCCCCTGGCTGATTATGTCCATTCTTTGGGACTCAAATTCGGAATACATATCATGCGCGGAATACCAAGACAGGCTGTACACAGGAACACGGCTATTCTCGGAACGGAGAGGACAGCCCGCGAGGTCGCGAAGATGAACAGCATTTGCGCGTGGAACACCGATATGTATGGCGTTGACCCCGATAAGGAGGGTGCGGAGGAATACTACAAGAGCATTTTCGCACTGTACGCCGAATGGGGCGTGG from Ruminococcus albus AD2013 includes:
- a CDS encoding putative bifunctional diguanylate cyclase/phosphodiesterase — protein: MVKREKKSNSIPDTLARIMGKRTASKGLFFVLLVMYLGATAIVGISAGSKKVLSIAGSELGVYAFAGVFSAISNIAIVLMTVYFGKKGFLTSLFFLILQFPMMINGIINHHNLQSLPGAFTDLLTIIAVIVIYVNNEKINKFQQNIREQAVTDIMTGLPNRFASHELVETLLNDGEKFAVVSIDLDNFKSINDTMGRDVGSELIIRIAEKWKNSANNGETGTVDFITRQCGDEFMLIIRGYNNDEDILATIKHYQALLEEKVTIDDCDLYVRGSFGYALYPDDADIRDQLFTYADAAMYEVKRMSSSEKVMRFSKELMKIERTLEIERKVRKALEDDTIYFELQPQFDMAHRLRGFESLARIDDGSGNILTPTEFIPVAEKVGLVDKVDLKVFRRSAEFFGELIRTTGARITLSVNVSVRHLMKNDFLEEVRSILRSSGLPPEQLEIEITESVLIDSAEKALQCINEIKKMGIKIAIDDFGTGYSSLSYLYNFPADLLKVDKSFIDKMNTNESSKQYVAAIISIGHIMKFDVISEGVEDEEQLDTLRNIGCDYIQGFIWGKPLSTEDAEKLVLSHVYD
- a CDS encoding VWA domain-containing protein, yielding MKKMDIRKITAMTAALVMTISMASCGRTNTSSTKGAKGGRATGTSKSTTSDETAETTTAPAAARGETSDEAVYESEMKAEAKDAGADFGLTDMATEAEGIADDVASPTADKDTDTAPEDREPVNSGKAFVLTAGEWNDNNNWGFFTNLVKNETISFPVFGFDPTHRIAVTVTKDGEPAREQPVELLDADGNVIWTARTDKNGMAYVFYKKGMDPAKVKSGEAEQEVVGASSDGQGNAGTTETTLEVRDSKKLDDTQVMFILDTTGSMGDEISYLQMDFASIAEDVDDGHTTFSVNFYRDEGDTYVTKCNDFTNDIKTIQSDLNGESADGGGDFPEAVAEILEETITNNDNWSESANKIAFLIFDAPPHDGKEDKLEAAVKTAAAKGIHLVPVVSSGADRDTELFGRAIAAETNSNYIFLTDDSGVGGSHLEPIVGDYEVELLHDIIVRNITGLRN
- a CDS encoding serine hydrolase domain-containing protein is translated as MFDRFFEDVAAAGIKLHGAQITYRGVPVLKRCFDADIPYPVYSATKSVTSAAVLIAHSEDKLYITDKLYSYLDKRYADIVPEPFKSLSFRDFMTMSAAPYPFRPQEAVSLVEVADKNDWISNILRLPVDYTDRSFHYSNIPAYLVGAACENAVGMPLIDYLSPRLFEPLGWNKIPYQRSPEGHFYGATGMELTVSQLADFGQLFVQSGIWHGSTIIPSSLVNEAVRTQVKTEKGGYGYFFWTTDTTFAISGKWGQRFVASPEKQLSVTYLSHQPERSGELADIAQRFIDEFQEV